Part of the Tenebrio molitor chromosome 4, icTenMoli1.1, whole genome shotgun sequence genome, GACTGCAACACTGGAAAaaagtatatttatttaacctTGCATTGTATTTGTCattaacgtttttttttgttgtttttgacgAAAATAActctttcaaaaaaaataatttatggttGCAACGCGGACGTAATTAATACCTCGATAACGAATGGATTTTAAGCTctataaataatgttttacaCCACTATTAAAAGAAAGTAATAATCGATGTTGTGCATTTGAAATGAGCGTGAAATGAGAGAATATTATGTGGCAAGGGACTAAAACGCATCTTTTCATCTCGACTGTAAGTTTATTGCACGAACACAGCGAGGAtaataattacacgaggggTAAAAAGACACATTACATCAACGTAACAATCCCACTATCAATAAATTAACTGTATCGGCTCTACTTTGACTCTAAAAGTGCCACTTTGAACTTCTGAACGAGTTTTAAACAAAAGTTGTGAAATAGTGATTTATGTTACAAGTGTTGAAAACGATCCGTTGCTTTACGAACGGTAATATGGCGTGAGACGAAGTCGAGCGCTGTGTGTGAGTGAGTAAAGCAATTGCGTTTTTACAAGAGTacaatacaacattttttgtactgcctttgtaacaaaaaatatttttttgcatatcgtaaggaaagtggcacttttttacacgaaaaatcgtaatgaaagcagtacttttttgcatcattttattccatttcctTGGAGATCATTGTCAAAGCACGTCAAAgcataccttttttttttttttttttaatttttcataaatccttttggaccaaatttctcaacttacatcgatatgcaaaaaaaatagtgtgtacaacacgttatgaaagtctcttttccTCACTTCTTTggttgattaactcgggctacgccctcgttaatcaatctgcaaattcgtgaaaaaaagtatgactttcataactagttgtacaaataactacggggtgatcaagaaggactgtttaagttggtaacactggatcgtattttaaatcgtataacaggagtaacttccggttgttggtggcttgtcgttgttaatgctgtatctatatcagatatttgtcaaataaaccaacaaaatatatccagttgcagtgttataaataaccgaattaaaaaaatttcttaattatactaccaacttaaacagtccttcttgatcacccggtattttaatcattaaaataataaatatgtattacttaaacaaaattatgttggtattcaaattattactaaatatgtcaaatgtcaatctGTCAGTGctcgaatttcaaattcaaactcgtatttaaacaaaatggaaaTTCCCTCAcatatcaaaaaatttgcAGACAAAGCCATTGCAAATTTACTACAAATTCACTGCAAATTCATCAATGTCAATAGATCATACAACTTTGCAGAACTTGCAGCCTTACCAACCgaaatttgtataaataaaCTTCCCTAACCTAAATTTAAcacattttatcatttttttaatacagaaacccacacaaattttggatgtgctgCCAgtctcgcaacgttagacaaactatcatagtagacagatttccactaccgccagtatcgccacctatcggcgatactagtctgaCTCATGTccgaggcttgcggcacatccAACTACGCCACCAACgctataatgaccctgtatttacAAAgcaccttttgttttataacattggacacataataattgtttttcgGTAATATGTATTGATTTGtcacaattaatttattttttcttgccttAGATTTCTCATTTATCTTCTGCAGCCCTAGAGTTTTCTCCTTTCCATTGCCGCACAGTAAAATGTCAATTACAGCTGTGCCAGCACAAAAGATTATGAATGGAACTTGGGCGCAAAGCACTTTTTTACGCTCGCCGCGCTCGTGTGTATAAACATCCCACTTGTAAAGAAGGAGTGGTTGATTCAAATGTTTCATAAATGTGAACATGAATGGATTGTGTCTCACCTTCTGAGGAATCTAAATTGATGATTGTTTATTTACTTGGGTGtttttatgttgttttattgacagtcATCAAGTTGAGCCTCGCAACTTACTATATCGACAACAAAGTAATCGACCTTGTatgtcagatttttttaaaattagtttgcaGAATCATCACTAGGACAAACAAAAGTATGTACTCCTGGAAAGGGGATCTACATTTGTTGTCATCGCGaagtaatttttattctaatCATATTTGCATTATGCGTAGGTAGGTATTAGTgcaatacctacatattttaaCTTCGTCTAATTTACAGTAGCTTTATCTGTCGTGCAGGTTGTAATAATTCCACTCAATTGCACAAGTACTGTTGACAAAACACGTGTCACATTCCAGTTTTAACAGGACACCGAAtagattgtttttatttatcgtaACGTTCAAGTGCCGATAATGGGAACATAAGAGTTCTCGTCGCGTCTCAACCTGTATACACACCTGATTGGagtcctatttttttttgttttattcctTCGAAATGTGCACGTTGCATGGCGATAAATGCAAGCCGCATCTAAAAATTCATTTGCGACTCTGTCGAGGACGTCGAATGAATCACCTTGAATGTATCGCTTAcgtaatgttttttttatggaCTTGGTACGATTGTTTTTGGGTTGTGTTTTACAAGAAGAATTACTTCACGGAAAAAAGTCGTTACATAATTTTCGCCGGTCTCATATTTGTACTGAATGGAAAGATGAGATTTACTGTTATGATAGCGGAattgtttgaaattatttttttgccatCTGATTCGTATTTTGAAGTTTCATCAATTATCTTCTTGgcagtaattttattttgcagagACAacgacgttggaaaaaatgatATACGTGGCCGGGCTCGTGTgtgtaaacttcccacttgcaaaaattaattgtttgcataaatatttattttcagattCACGTCAAAGtcgtattttgttttttgtattttttgcatTTCGTCTTTTCATATCTGTCGTCGTCATCGACATTTATCACCTGCCACTCATCTCTTTGGTAGAATCCGTCTTCCAAGAGGAAAGTGTCGTTTCCTCTCGCACCTTCTAGCAATTTGTTTGGTTTAGTTTTTGAACGGAGGAAAAAATCTTGCAGGGGGATCATCGAACGGCTCCGACCACCTGAAGGACGCGGCGGCCGGCCACAGCAGCGCCTCCGACAGCGACCTGACATCGTTGGGTCCTCGTTCGGCGCTGCCCATGGCGACGGGAAACGGGAACGGCTCCTCGAACGGTTCGGACCAGAGCAGCGGGACCCAGGTCGCAGCCCAATCCAAAGACATTGCCGGTAGTAGACAATCATTTAAGATAGCTATGGGAAACCCTTGTGAGATGTTTGTCGATGTAATGTAGGTTGGTGGATGAcggagaaaatatttattattttgtcttGCGTTTCGGTCGAGCAGAGGCCGCACTGTGTGTATGGAATTCATTCTCTTCCTCTcgattttttactttttgacTTGCCTGCAGTAGTCGTTTGCTTGGAGCCTCCCACACGGTAAAGCACAGGGCCGGACTCGCGGCGGCCGTCCCACGTCGGCCGCCGCGGGGGCACCAGTACACTCGTCGCGACGCGCGCACCCACACTCACCGCTTTCCTAATCCGAGAACTTTAATTGTAAATAaccttgtttttttattttaattctgtcgttttgcttttaaaattttatatcccgtaaattattattattatttttttgtagttaCTTTTACATTATTAACGCTTTGGAGAAcagtatgtatttttaaacaataattcagATTAATGGTTAAGTTAATTATGTTGACTGTaaatatagttatttttaattgaaagaGTTGTTGGTATTGTGCCCACCTGCGTCGCATGAAGCATGCATCCACTGCCATTTTGGTTTTCgttgtgtttttattaaaaccatCAAAACCATCGagatttatgattttttcactaattcattatttaatttcagtTTTAAGTTACCTCTAAGTGCAATATTAATAGCCACAAACacaattttgcaatgtttgcGAATAATTAGCGGAGGTAAGTTCTGTTCtggcatgttttttttttgatagcGTCATTTTGAGTTCCGTCGCTCCACTCCTCTCCGACGATGGTtgtcatttttcttttgttttttagatCAGACGGGGGTCGTCAGTTATCAGTTTACTCAAACTTAAGAGCCCTTCCAACCGTATACTGAACGTAATTTTAtaactgctttgtaaatgtattATTAATGTACAGTTCATTTCGTATTATTAGGGAATTTAGTGCAGTTACGTACGTAGGTTAGCACTCATTTCAACAAGTCGTATTCATTTcgagtttttgtttttttaatgttgtaaCACTGCCATATTTAGGTGCTTCTGTATAATTACGTCTTTACATATTACtactattactattattatcaaacgaaaaCTTATTTATATTACTGTTAAACttaagtaatttttattttgtgatatattttttttattgtaataaagATTTTATTGATATCTAAAACGATGCTATTACAGGGTAATTTGTTTTGGCATTTAGTACAACTAGCATAAGTTATACTCGTTATCGTTTGTGTTATTTTTGTGGAGCATACAGGGAAAAGTGTAaccagaaaaaaacaaaaaaaaatcttttgtgtGACCGAAAAATGTTATAAGATGTAATAATAAAAGGCATACCCGAAATAAATCTATGTGAATCAAGTCCACACTGCGCTTTGACATTGATCGATGTGAGCTCCCCTTTATCTAGATAGGTGAAGATTTTTTCCTCGAGAAAACAAACAATTCTTTATCAGTACGTGCAGGTAAATGCGGACGCAATCACgtcaacaataaaaacaacGCAGATTATTGTTCAGGTACGTTCGTCTCTCGTCCCTACCGGGAAAACCGTGGGGTTTTCACGAGGCAATAAAATTTGCAGTATATAGCTGGGTGCGAGTTACGTCGCAGTTTGAGTCGCACGCGTACTGTCAAAATTCGAACTGGTGCAAATTCGGTCCGgcgataaagaattttttatggAGTCACGGCCGCGGCGTAAACAAATGTTAAGGTTATCGCGTTTGTAGGAAGTCATTTGGtgattaaaatgattgaatgATTCAGTGATCACCGCGAGTCGAGGTAAGTCTGTCGACGGTTTGAGGTTATGACAATCGACGATCGCACAACGAGTTGATTGAATAATTGTCGCCGCCATTTTCGTCAGGAGCCCCTCGCCTGTTCCAGATGTCTTCGGAGTCGCGCGGCCAGGGCGACGGGGCCCCCACGGAGGCGCCCCAGCCCGTCAACAACACCGCCAGCGAGACGACCCTGCTGTCCCCGTCCGCGACTTACTTCGCCGACGAGAAGATCCAGATCCCCGAGGCGGACACGGTGAGCCCCCTAGATCGATCGGACAGGGCGACAGTGCCAATTCAGTCGAGTTTCAGTTTCAGGAAGTTGTGGGCGTTCACGGGTCCCGGGTTTTTGATGTCGATCGCGTACCTCGACCCGGGGAACATCGAGAGTGACCTGCAGAGCGGCACCGTGGCCCAGTACAAGTTGTTGTGGGTGCTGTTGAGCGCCACGATGTTGGGACTCCTGATGCAGAGACTCTCCGCCCGGTTGGGAGTCGTCACCGGACTCCACCTGGCGGAGATGTGCTACCGACAgtacaggaaaattccacGACTCATCTTGTGGATTATGATCGAGATCGCGATCATAGGTTCGGACATGCAGGAAGTGATAGGCACGGCGATCGCGATCTACTTGTTATCAAGCAAAACGTACTGTTCAACGGTCAGtctgacataacctcacttttgtGGCTTGCAGGATACCGCTATGGGGCGGTGTGCTGATCACGATCGTCGACACTTTCACGTTTCTGTTTTTGGACAAGTATGGTTTACGCAAGTTGGAGTTGTTTTTCGGGTTTTTGATCACCGTGATGGGGGTGACTTTTGGATTCGAGTACATCACTTCGAAACCCAGCCAGTTGGAGGTGATTGAAGGAATGTTTGTGCCGTGGTGCGAGGGATGCGACTCTAGGGCTCTACTGCAGGCAGTAGGAATCGTCGGTAAATTGTCAGTTTCTCGTGTGTCAGCATGgaaataaaattgatttgCAGGTGCTGTGATAATGCCCCACAACCTGTACTTGCACTCGGCGCTGGTGAAGTCGCGCGACGTGGACCGCACCAAGCCGGAGAAGATCCGAGACGCCAACTTGTACTTCTTCGTCGAAGCGACGATCGCGCTGTTCGTCAGTTTCGTGATAAACGTGTTCGTGGTGGCGGTTTTCGCGCACGGGCTCTTCCACAAGACCAACAAGGAGGTGCACGACCTGTGCTTGCACCATCCGTCGGTGAACGCGTCGATCTTCCCCGAAAACGACGAGTACGTCGACGCGGACCTCTACAAAGGCGGGATCTTCCTGGGTTGCACCTACGGCCTCGCCGCCATGTACATCTGGGCCGTGGGGATCCTCGCCGCGGGTCAGAGCTCGACGATGACCGGGACGTACGCGGGCCAGTTCACCATGGAGGGTTTCCTCAACCTGCAGTGGGCCCGCTGGAAGCGCGTCCTCTTCACCCGGATCATCGCCATCGTCCCCACCTTTTGCCTCGCCTTCTTCAGCCACATCGAGGACCTGACCGGCATGAACGACGTCCTCAACGCGATCATGAGCCTGCAGCTGCCCTTCGCGACCATCCCCACGATCGCGTTCACGAGCAACCCCCAGATAATGGGCGAGTTCGTCAACGGGTGGTAAAATTTACGATTTGCGCCGTTCGCCCCCCGGTTTTCACCCCCCCGATTGCAGGTTCAACAAGGTCGCCTCGATCTTGCTCAGCGTGGTTGTCATCGCCATCAACACCTACTTCGTCGTCGAGACGATGAACTCGTTGCACCTCCACTGGTTCGCCCTCGTCATCGTCGTGGTGATCGGCGTTTGTTATTTGATATTCTGCGCGTATCTCGTTGTCCACATGGCCATATCCATGGGCAACACCAACCTGCTGCGGTACGGCCTGGTCAAGAAGTACATCATGGGGCCCATCGATTCGCAACTGTCGGTCAACCCCATCAGTTACTCGAGGTAAGTCGGGGGGCCCGTCCAAGTGACACGTCCAGGGTTGCGAGCTTCACTGTTCAATCTTTTTCCAGAGAACGTTTGATTGAGACTACTTAATGCAGATGTGTTGTCCGGGAATGTATGTATTCAATACGCTTAGTTTTTTCGCGTGTTTGTTTCttggtttgtttgttttcgaCATTCTTTCGCTTTTCTTCTCTAACATTTACTAATTTTCCACGTCTTATTAACAGCTTAAAGAAACTTGATAACCTACTAACGAAAGAGATTAAGTTTTGAGTCGTAAGTATGGCAGTGGGGCGCAGGTCAGGAGGTTGAGTCTGTTGTTGTTTCCAGGTCGCACTCCAATTGGACTTTGGACAGTTGTGCGACAGAGGTCGCCCGATTTTGACgttatttagtaaattgtagtttcttcaaataaacttGGTACAGTGTGATATTTTAGATAATGTGACAAGAgttacatgaaattttattgttgttcgaGATACTGTAttatgaaatatattttacttACAGTTTTTGTTAGGAGATGTTTGAGATTGTATAACCTTCGACTCGAATCAAGAGGgctgtcaaaatttgacagctcGAGCCGTCACTAGATTCTATCTGTGTACAATTGACGTCAGGTCATTCTTCGGTGGATTAAATCGTATTAATCTTAATTGCCTCAATTACGATAACGTTTGATCTATTGACCGTCGgcatttttaaagaaatctgGATAGGATCGAGTTATGGTGTGAACTGTACGTGATCCGTCACCCGTCAAGTTGGCTCAGGTAGGTAAATGACAGACACAGATTACTTTgcgatttgtttttttattatcaccTTGATGGGAAAAATactttttgattaaaatgtaCGTTACTAAGTATATTTGGCCTcgactaaaaattaaaaaatcacatttgaGGGGTGCACATTGTCGGCCTGTGGCGACCCCCAAAAATCAGTCGGTACGTGACAAATCAGACGTGTTTCAAGCAAGATATCTGGcctcttaaaaaataaaacaataagcAACTGGGCAAAAGAAAATGTTAAGCGATCTCGTCGACGGGTAGCTGGGTGTAAGTGGCAACGCCCCCTTTCGGCATTTTCCTGCAACACTTGACCAGCCACAGCATAACAACGCTGCCGACGAGGAAAGTAGCTAAAGCGGTTAGGACGACGACGAATTGGACGCCCAGTAGGAAATTGGTGAACCACCCGAGTCGGCACTCGACGTCCCACTCGTCCCTCGAGATCAGAACCGGCTTCAAGATGTCGACGAAGTCTGTCatcttgcaatcgaaatcGCAACCTCTCAGAGTGATTTTCTGGAGTTGACTCGAGTTCCTGTAGAAAACGTTGACGTAGTAGTCGGAAGAGCTGCGGCGCAGTTCGAAGAGAATGGTGCTGGCGTACGGGGGGCTGTGGTACTGGAAGGCCCCCATGGTCATGAGCACGTTGGCGATGGTGACGTCGTGACCCGAGAACACCAGAAACTTGGGGGTGTCGGTGACGTTAGTAGTCGCGTTGGCAAAGTGTTGGGCGATTTGGTAAAAAAGGGGGCCAGCTCTCAATCGAGCCATCTGTTGGGTGTAGCACAAAGTCGCGAAGCTCAAATCCGCCCACGGCTTCATCTTGTCGGGAAACACCGTCTGCGTCCACTTTGGCAAAGTGAGATTGTTGAACTGCTCGATGCTCAAAGTGCTGTAAATGTACTCAAGGGTTTGGAGATCGTCGACCTGCTCCCCCGTGTTCTTCGTCACGTAGGCGTACAAGTCGCGATTCTGGCGACTAATGTTGAC contains:
- the LOC138128299 gene encoding prostatic acid phosphatase-like; translation: MLNLIIAAVLIGAAFCGNAGDLVSVVVIYRHGDRTPIQPYPTDPYNNASYWPVGYGQLTNLGKMQHYLLGRWLRSRYDGFLSAHYSEKDFYIRSTDTDRTLMSAEANLAGLYPPKTDQVWDPAIPWQPIPIHTTPELEDNVLEMKKDCPKFNLLLEQLLETDYFVNISRQNRDLYAYVTKNTGEQVDDLQTLEYIYSTLSIEQFNNLTLPKWTQTVFPDKMKPWADLSFATLCYTQQMARLRAGPLFYQIAQHFANATTNVTDTPKFLVFSGHDVTIANVLMTMGAFQYHSPPYASTILFELRRSSSDYYVNVFYRNSSQLQKITLRGCDFDCKMTDFVDILKPVLISRDEWDVECRLGWFTNFLLGVQFVVVLTALATFLVGSVVMLWLVKCCRKMPKGGVATYTQLPVDEIA
- the Mvl gene encoding protein Malvolio isoform X2, which translates into the protein MSSESRGQGDGAPTEAPQPVNNTASETTLLSPSATYFADEKIQIPEADTSSFSFRKLWAFTGPGFLMSIAYLDPGNIESDLQSGTVAQYKLLWVLLSATMLGLLMQRLSARLGVVTGLHLAEMCYRQYRKIPRLILWIMIEIAIIGSDMQEVIGTAIAIYLLSSKTIPLWGGVLITIVDTFTFLFLDKYGLRKLELFFGFLITVMGVTFGFEYITSKPSQLEVIEGMFVPWCEGCDSRALLQAVGIVGAVIMPHNLYLHSALVKSRDVDRTKPEKIRDANLYFFVEATIALFVSFVINVFVVAVFAHGLFHKTNKEVHDLCLHHPSVNASIFPENDEYVDADLYKGGIFLGCTYGLAAMYIWAVGILAAGQSSTMTGTYAGQFTMEGFLNLQWARWKRVLFTRIIAIVPTFCLAFFSHIEDLTGMNDVLNAIMSLQLPFATIPTIAFTSNPQIMGEFVNGWFNKVASILLSVVVIAINTYFVVETMNSLHLHWFALVIVVVIGVCYLIFCAYLVVHMAISMGNTNLLRYGLVKKYIMGPIDSQLSVNPISYSSLKKLDNLLTKEIKF
- the Mvl gene encoding protein Malvolio isoform X1 — translated: MSSESRGQGDGAPTEAPQPVNNTASETTLLSPSATYFADEKIQIPEADTSSFSFRKLWAFTGPGFLMSIAYLDPGNIESDLQSGTVAQYKLLWVLLSATMLGLLMQRLSARLGVVTGLHLAEMCYRQYRKIPRLILWIMIEIAIIGSDMQEVIGTAIAIYLLSSKTIPLWGGVLITIVDTFTFLFLDKYGLRKLELFFGFLITVMGVTFGFEYITSKPSQLEVIEGMFVPWCEGCDSRALLQAVGIVGAVIMPHNLYLHSALVKSRDVDRTKPEKIRDANLYFFVEATIALFVSFVINVFVVAVFAHGLFHKTNKEVHDLCLHHPSVNASIFPENDEYVDADLYKGGIFLGCTYGLAAMYIWAVGILAAGQSSTMTGTYAGQFTMEGFLNLQWARWKRVLFTRIIAIVPTFCLAFFSHIEDLTGMNDVLNAIMSLQLPFATIPTIAFTSNPQIMGEFVNGWFNKVASILLSVVVIAINTYFVVETMNSLHLHWFALVIVVVIGVCYLIFCAYLVVHMAISMGNTNLLRYGLVKKYIMGPIDSQLSVNPISYSRSHSNWTLDSCATEVARF
- the Mvl gene encoding protein Malvolio isoform X3, whose product is MSSESRGQGDGAPTEAPQPVNNTASETTLLSPSATYFADEKIQIPEADTSSFSFRKLWAFTGPGFLMSIAYLDPGNIESDLQSGTVAQYKLLWVLLSATMLGLLMQRLSARLGVVTGLHLAEMCYRQYRKIPRLILWIMIEIAIIGSDMQEVIGTAIAIYLLSSKTIPLWGGVLITIVDTFTFLFLDKYGLRKLELFFGFLITVMGVTFGFEYITSKPSQLEVIEGMFVPWCEGCDSRALLQAVGIVGAVIMPHNLYLHSALVKSRDVDRTKPEKIRDANLYFFVEATIALFVSFVINVFVVAVFAHGLFHKTNKEVHDLCLHHPSVNASIFPENDEYVDADLYKGGIFLGCTYGLAAMYIWAVGILAAGQSSTMTGTYAGQFTMEGFLNLQWARWKRVLFTRIIAIVPTFCLAFFSHIEDLTGMNDVLNAIMSLQLPFATIPTIAFTSNPQIMGEFVNGWFNKVASILLSVVVIAINTYFVVETMNSLHLHWFALVIVVVIGVCYLIFCAYLVVHMAISMGNTNLLRYGLVKKYIMGPIDSQLSVNPISYSRERLIETT